The nucleotide sequence CAAGAATTTAAGAAAACACTGTCTGCATCTATTACCAGGTACAAATGCAAGAATCTACTAAGTTATATTCTGAAATATGTGGTATTAAACTATATACACTTACTAATCATTAACAAAACTGGGAGTATGCAGAAAATCAAAAGAGGCAATAACAAGTTTAACATACTTACTTAAACATGTATGAACCAAAAGCTACGACATCATGTCCATTAATTAAAAGTGGACTTGAATGAAAAAAACGTCTAAAGTCAGATGTCAGTAATTCAAGTGCACATTACAAGCAAATTTATTTCAAACCATAACACGTTTAGATAATTTAAATAAATCGATAAAATATGTATTAACTACCTTGTGTAAGCAGGTGTCCACCACCCAGTTGCAGACTTTTTCAAGGTCATCCGTTATCTCTAGTCTAGATCTAGCGAACTCACAGAGCTCCTCATTCGACATCACATCCCAGATGCCATCACAAGCCAGTATAATAAACTCATCTTCTTCTGCTCTAAGAATCTCATACACTTCAGGTTCTGGTGATACCAGCTGCTCTGTAGGCCCTTTCCCATCGACACACTTGTAATCATAGTCCCCCAAAGCTCTCGACACAGCTAGTGACCCATTAACTCGTTGTATCATTACACTGCCCCCTGCATTCTGGATTCGTTCTTTCTCCCTTGGGTTGCAAGGCTTATGATCCTGTGTTGAAAAGCAAAGTTGTGCATTTCTGTATAGAACAGCTCTCGAGTCGCCACAGTTGATAAAGTAAGTGTGCTCCGGGGAGATCATCACCGCTACAGCTGTCGACCCACTCCTGTCCATGCCATTTCTCAGCTCTGAAAAATTACGCATGTACTCATCAATTTTCAAAAATCCAGTTCTGATACCACTCTTGACATGTTCTATGGTAGGTTCAATGGGATAACCAGACACATTTGTGCCTCTGAAGTCTTCATTACTTGTGATGTGTTCAAGTAAGTGCTTTGAACAGTAGTTTGCCACTCGAGAGCCTGCATGGCCATCATATACTGCGAAGAAGGACCACGTGTCCAAGCCTTGAGGAATGCCAACAATAGCTGTGTGAGCATCTTCCATCTCCACTCTCCAACCCTGCATGCTGCTAAGGCCATAGCGCAAATCATTTCCTGCACCATGTGCATTATGTTTCTCTGTTTTTGGTTTATCCAAAAATGCTCCCATTTTTCACTTTCCTGAAAGAAAGCAAGATACACAAATAACAGGTTACTTGCAAACACAAAATCATAAAGGAAGTTCAACTAATCAAAAAGAATTTCATTTAACTTTGCATTCTTCTCCATGCAAGTACATGTTACTACGTTGTTTCACAATGATTGATGAATAGAAAGTCAAAAGATGGAAATCCTCAACCAATGATCCTTCAATGTTTCCAATCTTTTCTATATAATTGAAACacgattgtatttttttttcttaaaaagtaCAAAATATATTATGGAATCCTTCAACACACAGTTTCAATGAACTTTGCAAAATCGCTAAGAGGTAaaaattgtagatttttttttacacgtgATACAAACACTAACAAACagaaagtaacaaaaaaaatgatttgaagCTTTGAGTGCCAAAATCAGCATGAAACTAACAAACTATGTCTGAATTCCATGTGAATAGGTTTGCAAGCCACCAACAATTGATTATTCCAGATATAGAATGTGGATTATTTATGCAATTTACACCTTTATGTCTTATATATttcaacctgtttttttttaaacagataagTAGTGAATAACAGAAAGCTTGCACACTTTGATTTCACCAACCAAAATTAATAACAATTAggacaaacaaaaacaaattgaatTTACATATTTGAGTTACACGACTTCCTTTACCTTAACTCCACAGGTCAATTGCTGGTTCATGTTTTTAGCATATTTATCATCAAAAAGGCTGGGAATGTTACTTATTGCAGATCTGTACAATTTAAGTAACATTCCTAATCCTTCAGGAACATCCTATATTGTACACCATATATTGTCCACTTAATTCATGAACATATAGAGTTCTATAATATCCAATCTAAACCACCAACAAAATGGTCATTGCTGCGCAATTTGAAGATGTTTACTGTGAAGGATAACATTTATccaataaaataaattacaatttgCCTTACAAACACCCCAGTTATCCATTCACAAGTGTTAAAACATACACCTCGTTCCTTGCTCCAAGCAGTTTGTACAATGTGATATATAtccacaaagggaaaagcaatgacctTCAGTGACAATATGCAAACAGATCTTTGCTAATGAATGACCTAGGCTTGTCTGTGGAGACTATAAATCATGAATCATAAGACTTTGTGATTCAGCTTGACTATATGGAAGACGTAATATTAAAATTGGAAAAGCATCAGTTCCCAACTACCATAAGcttaattcaaaaatattaatggaACAAAATGTACATACCTTTTGCTGGTAGTTCAAATTAGAACGACCAGAGAGAGGTCTTCTTCATGAGCCAGTCTGTCCCTAACTTCCTTGCCTTCAATCTGCTCCTAACTTCCTTGCCTGAGCACTGCATTATGAAGTTGGGAATGCACTGCAGGTCAGATGCTGATGCTCTGCCACTGCACTCGGTTGACTTGTTccttgcaaaaaacaaactgtcagaggaactcagcaggttgagcagcatctatggatgcaAAGGGATAGCTAATGTTTCAATTTATGACCCAGTGCTAAGAGTAActtgaacagcacctcatattcctatTGGGTAGCCTGTAACCCAATAGCATGAactctgaattttccaattttaggtaacccagtTCCCCGGCTTCCTTTCCCACTCTTACTGGTCCACCAAGTTCTCtccccctttgttcacctttcccatttccagatgcccattacccacacacctACCCTCCTGGGCTTCTTATCTAGTTCCATTTggccatcatccctcccttatctggtttcacATCATCTTTCAGCTTGACTctactttccccctcccctcctcccacctgccCTTTCTTtctcatctgtttccacctatcacccaccagcctgttTCTTAACTTCCCCCTCCGCctcattcccccaccccacctggttccacccatcacctactagCCTGTCTCACCCTTCCTCACAAACTCTTTATAATGGCCACCTTTCCTCCatactctcagttctgatgcagggtcatgacccaaaacatcaactattcctttgcctccacagatgctgcttgacccaccgagatccttcagcagtttgcttttggctccaaattccagcatctgtagtcttatATCTTTGATGTTGTTCCTTGCATTGAGCCCAGTGGTGGAGCTCAGTCATCCTGAGTTGATGAGTCAGAGACACTTCCTATCTGGCCTCTTAGTTCTATGCCAGCCACTGCTGGTATTTCTAGCataaccccattcatttgaatgaaagtTGCAAAAGTGGACATCAAAGAGACACATGGGTGGGTTTTGCTTTCTCTTTGATAACTAATATTATTTTAGAAGTCAAATACATTTCTAAATAAATGTATTCAATAATTTCATTTCAAAGTACCAAATATCTTATTTTGAGAGACACCTAGCAATAAGTGCAAGGGCCTTTGACAGCACAAACCATCAAAAGGCCACCAGAGAAGCCCAAGGATGGGTCCTCAGGATCCAGAGGCCAAGTTACCACTTCACAGAACAGGCACAGAAACAAGACCTGGAGCTCGATTTGCTCCATGGGTTCCAAAGGTTGTGTGCAAGTGTGCGGATTGCACAGTGGGGGAAATTGTAGGATGGGACGGGTCAAGCATCACCAGCCAATATAATAAATGATTCTACCAAAAGTTGAAATATTTATTAATGTTCTTTACATGACTCCTGTGCATTCAGGCAATGGAAGAGGCAAGTGTTTTGTACATCATACAGATGATCCTACCATTCAGGTTACGAAATTTGCTCTTATAGAATGTATGTggaaaagaagtaaataaataagcagaacatttttttaaactggggTTTCTGACACGACGCGCAGATGGCTTGTCTTCGTGTCAAGAAAAATTGCGATACGGACCACTTTTCAGGAACATAACCCCCCAAGTAAcatggggactgcctgtatacaTAAAAATGTTTGCTAAAATATGAATATAATCCATTTATCCATTTTGAGAAAAACAGAACAATCAACTATACAACATACGCCAAATCTTAGTTATTTACGTATTTGTCACACATTGTTAACTTCTCATATTTCTACTGACAAATTTGATTAACAAGCAAAATATCAATCGGACATACAAAAGACAAGGCCAAGATTCACACAGAAGCAAATACAggggagatgagatgagatatggGAAAACACATCACACACTTTGAAGGTAATAACTTTTGTCATGTGCTTTTGCTTTGTGAAAACTAGAAAACAGGCAACTATTTTCCACAACTTATTCCAAACCACCACAGGACAGTGGAAATGTGGccagttatttttattttcacagagGAAACAGAGTTGGATGACTCTTATTCGTCTGCACATTTTGACTGCGTATTTTCTTATTTAGCTGCTATTCCTCTGCATACTTCCTAACCATGGATCTGGTCGAATATTCTGTCAGCAAGTAAAGGCTAAAAGACAAATCACAAATGTACATTTATAAATACTTTTAGGCTACAATACCCTGGATTGGTAAATGCTCATCTCATTAAGATTCACTCAGAATATGACATATGTCCAGCTGGTTTAGGGCTCTCAATCTTTCCTGTTTGCACTCCTGCACCTAAATTTCTCGATGACTTTCAAGATTCTATAATCACAGAAGGATCAATGCCACATTATTTGTAATATcaaatttatcttttaaaatgACATCATAAGAAACTGGCTAAATATGCGCAGCATAAGATTCTGAATTAAATGGATTTTTATTCCAAGTTCAACCAAAAGTTGTACATTTTGATTGGCATTAGCGTCCCTCAGGTCAGAGAAAGATAAAtccatgtttttctttccaaatcaTCCACCAGCCAAACACAAAGTTAGGGTTCACTataaatgggctgaatagtcaaATAACACACATAACAACACCTGTTTGTACATAGACAAGTCCTTGGGCGGGAAACAAGAGGGTTGCCATTAACTAGGTATCAGTATTTCTCATTTCTTAAACTTTGTGGCAAAGGAGGAAACAATAGAtaaaagctggggggggggggggggggggggggggggtgggggggggggggggggagaaaaaaggaagTTGTAAGAAAATAATCAAGACAAAAGACACATGACCAGAGAGTGGGCATGGGCTGAAGAAATGAAGAAAGGAAAGCCTCAAATAATTAGTCAGCAAGAAACAAATCGAGTGGGACAAAGGCAAGGAATAAAATGTGCAAACTACAGTAGATAACCAATTAGGGAAAACAGCACGTCAAAAACATGCATAGTGTGCAAAGCGAGTAGTACCAAGATTAGATGTCAGCAAGTTTTGACCATTCAATTTTTAGTTATACATTCTTTATAGCTTACTGGTAAATAGCAAATAGTTTCACCCTAGTGTTAAAATGTCACATTTGTTACCTTCAATATATAAAGGGGACCAAGCTGAGTATATTCTTTAGCTCCAATATAATATATAATACAGACAATAAGTATAaatccagttttgatgaagaatctttgaaatgaaatgttaatgcttcttcactctccacagatgctgcctgacctgctgaatgtcatCAACATTCTTGGTTTTTATTACAAGTCCTAGTATATCTGTTCACAACAATCCACTATTatattttcttcatatttttaAATCACAACATCCAATACAAATGAGCCTCGAAATACATATGACCTGAGTAAATTGGAAATATGTCATCATTCATTCACTTGTGGTATAATGCTCCGGGTGTTGTGGACTTTAAATAGTAATTGACTGAAAACATCACATGGTtatcctttgtcacttcccacaATATTACTAAATTATGTAATCTTCAAAAGATGCAAATCATT is from Pristis pectinata isolate sPriPec2 chromosome 3, sPriPec2.1.pri, whole genome shotgun sequence and encodes:
- the ppm1ba gene encoding protein phosphatase 1B isoform X3; translation: MGAFLDKPKTEKHNAHGAGNDLRYGLSSMQGWRVEMEDAHTAIVGIPQGLDTWSFFAVYDGHAGSRVANYCSKHLLEHITSNEDFRGTNVSGYPIEPTIEHVKSGIRTGFLKIDEYMRNFSELRNGMDRSGSTAVAVMISPEHTYFINCGDSRAVLYRNAQLCFSTQDHKPCNPREKERIQNAGGSVMIQRVNGSLAVSRALGDYDYKCVDGKGPTEQLVSPEPEVYEILRAEEDEFIILACDGIWDVMSNEELCEFARSRLEITDDLEKVCNWVVDTCLHKGSRDNMSIVLVCFPNAPKVSEEAVRKDAELDKYLESRVEEIMLKPSEEGMPDLVHVMRTLSMENIPNLPPGGGLASKRSVIEAVYNRLNPHRDDDGGSADLEDPW
- the ppm1ba gene encoding protein phosphatase 1B isoform X1 yields the protein MGAFLDKPKTEKHNAHGAGNDLRYGLSSMQGWRVEMEDAHTAIVGIPQGLDTWSFFAVYDGHAGSRVANYCSKHLLEHITSNEDFRGTNVSGYPIEPTIEHVKSGIRTGFLKIDEYMRNFSELRNGMDRSGSTAVAVMISPEHTYFINCGDSRAVLYRNAQLCFSTQDHKPCNPREKERIQNAGGSVMIQRVNGSLAVSRALGDYDYKCVDGKGPTEQLVSPEPEVYEILRAEEDEFIILACDGIWDVMSNEELCEFARSRLEITDDLEKVCNWVVDTCLHKGSRDNMSIVLVCFPNAPKVSEEAVRKDAELDKYLESRVEEIMLKPSEEGMPDLVHVMRTLSMENIPNLPPGGGLASKRSVIEAVYNRLNPHRDDDGDPTGADEGGTRPGKLLETLRQLRINHRGNYRHLMEEMLANYRLAQIQGEASTTEQAVSTAVMPARESETRLRTDEENRPKDVN
- the ppm1ba gene encoding protein phosphatase 1B isoform X2 encodes the protein MGAFLDKPKTEKHNAHGAGNDLRYGLSSMQGWRVEMEDAHTAIVGIPQGLDTWSFFAVYDGHAGSRVANYCSKHLLEHITSNEDFRGTNVSGYPIEPTIEHVKSGIRTGFLKIDEYMRNFSELRNGMDRSGSTAVAVMISPEHTYFINCGDSRAVLYRNAQLCFSTQDHKPCNPREKERIQNAGGSVMIQRVNGSLAVSRALGDYDYKCVDGKGPTEQLVSPEPEVYEILRAEEDEFIILACDGIWDVMSNEELCEFARSRLEITDDLEKVCNWVVDTCLHKGSRDNMSIVLVCFPNAPKVSEEAVRKDAELDKYLESRVEEIMLKPSEEGMPDLVHVMRTLSMENIPNLPPGGGLASKRSVIEAVYNRLNPHRDDDGASSDPGGSKHYRASCFYCSYAC